The DNA sequence AACTTTCATTCATCGATACTGTATATTGAAACGATCATTAATCAACCTTCACGGAACTCTTCATtgaatattttataattttatcatttttatcatAATACCGCAATACTAACGTCAATAACCTTCATCTAATAATTTAAAACTTTAGATAACCTAATTTATTTATGTCAGGAGATGAGCTAGTTATTTGAACAGTTATATCAATAGGTTAAAAATCATGTTAAATCATAATTGTTAAATTTTTATAATAGCACCATAATACGAATTTTTCGTCAACGATACTACATGTCAAAACAATCATGTTTAACCTTTATTGAtacattaaaattttaaaataacacATGATAGAACCTATTAATTTTATAAACACATAATTCTATAAAATATAGATAAAGATCGCAATTATCCTATCTAATTATCGAGATTAAACGGAGAGCGTAAACGGAAGGCGAAAACGTAAATGAATTCATAAAATGATAATTGTCTTCCTCGATGAAGTACTAGGCGACTATAACCCTTTTTATATATCACGTAATTAAATGTGTCATTATAATTTAGTTAGGCCTGATATTGATTATTCACTTATTAGAttcataaaataaattaaaatttaattgaatttcttatttaatcatttaatttaacctaataaaataaataacttgtataattgatatatttatatgtagctcataaattaattaatattattattaaaataataataacatcATATTCTCTGTTTTAGATGATTTTAGATCTTTGCCGAAACCATGATGAAAAATCTCCCGATCATAAACTAATCAGAGTTGTAATTGATGAGGTTTATAAAAGTCTGACATGCATGTATTTTGTATGCACAAGGAGAAGAAAAAGACGCGGAACATGTATACACTGTACACACATCAGATAACTACAACCTGCGCGACCCACGTGTGGGAAGAGCACGTGCAACCCACGTACCAACAGCTGACTTGCCAGTGCACTGATTGGAGATGTAGCATTGCTGCTGCATATTAAAGTCTTGGGGGACTACCTCCTTCTGCATTACCAGACAAATTATGGATGAATATGAGAGAGAAGCTTTGTTTCAGCAAACGGACATTTTTTGAAATCATCAATTTCTCATTCACCTCTCGTTATATCAATTCATGTCTCTCCTATATTTTATACATATAAAATCATTTCCAAAATCATGTTAAAtttatctctcttttcttactttttaattattttactATTCCCTCCTTTCTTTCCTTTTTTTGATGTTTCAACATGAATGAACcttttatttatattattcatTTAAGATTATCAAAATCACATGTTCAAATAATATACCTATTTTAATACCCAATATATTATTTTTGTGTGTTCGATTTTAGAGAcagtaattaattttttaataaacgTGCTAGTCAAAATAAGTCACATAAAATGGAAAGGAGAGAGTATTAacaaaaaaatgatttaaaatatcatttttaaagtTCATTTGTGATTTTACAATACaagaatatttgcaaaaatacttcTACAACCAAAAATAACAAAATACAACTTTCTTTTCCGTTTATCTATTGCGGTTGTTTTTGTCACATTTCAGAAATCGCATTTGCTTAAATCAATGCAACTTGTTACTTGCATTTTCAATTGGATTTAATTTAATCATTGTAACTTGTTAAGTAAGGTATTATACAATCATAAAAATTTTAATTACTAAATTTAAGATTGTAATTAGATAGTTTAAGTAATTAAGAGCTTTTATCCTGTCCTTTCGACTTTGGCTTACAATAATTGATTATACGATTAAATATATGATATTATTAAGAAAATTACTAAATTTAAAGTTGGGTATGTAATTCAAGATTAGTAATGAATTAATAGAGTGAGAGATTAGTAACACAAAGAGGAAGGGAGGGTTTAAGTGAAGAAAGAGATCAGTAGGCAGCTAGGGAAGAAGACATACACAAACACAAAGGAAGAAAATGTTTGGAGTTCCACAAGAGCAGTTTCACCAACTCATAGCTTCTTCAAGAACATTATCATCACTACCTATTAATCCTCTTCCATTTTCAACATCTTCACCTCACCCCTTCCCTATTAATTTTGATGCCTACCCTTCATCACCACCACCGCCGCCTTCTCAATCTCATCATCTGCTTCATCAGTTGCACCAACCACCACTTTTATTACCAAATAAAGATAAGGATAATGAGGCACACAACAAAGTTCAAGAAACTGACATTCACTTAGAAGGAGTTGAACTAATCATGGATCCTTGGTCCAATGATGAAGTGCTTTCACTTTTGAGAATCAGATCTAGTATGGATAACTGGTTTCCAGATTTCACTTGGGAACATGTCTCCAGGTATTTCATTCACATACATCTATTCATTCACTATAAAATTATATGAGTGAGTATTACTACGTATGTTTCTTTAGTACCAAATCAAACCAAATATATCCGGTATATTTCATAAGTAAGATTTACGCAGAATTAACATATATTCTAGAATGAATTATGTAGGTTTTCTTATACCAAACCAAATATATCCGGTATATATTTCACAAGTAAAATTTACGAAGAACTTACATCTACTCATGAACGAAATTTGTATGTTTTCTTTCCATTTTATAGTTTTTAATGTCtaaaatttcattttaaattcTATTTATTCTAGTATAGTGAACTAACTATACATGTACACACACAAAAAGTATAAATGTTTTTTTGTGTAAAGGTAAGAATCTTTAGCCTGCCCTTTTTTCTTTATGTTAACTTTGTTCAACTATTCTAAGTGTTGATGTGTACATCTTTTGCTGTTATTTCTACTACATGATGTCAGCATTATGTTCACTCGCTTGATATTATTAAAAGTTGTTAGAGCTCTGGAGAGATTATGAGTAGTTTAAAAAGAGAGATCCTGTTAACAATACATGTACACTGAGTTGAGTCATGATTATATATGTACTTGTATTGTTGAGAGAAACAGGAAGATGGCTGAGTTTGGTTTCAAAAGAAGTGCTGACAAGTGCAAGGAAAAATTTGAAGCCGAAACAAGAGACTTTAATCGCTTATGCTTCAACAAGCCCAGGTTTGACAGTGAACTTGACGAGCTTTATCATGGCGACAAAATGCACAAAAAGATTGAAGAAGAAAATAAAGACGAGGAAGGAGATATTCTTGCAAGAAATGTGGCAATCAACAACCTACCCGAGCAACGAACACACGAAGAATTGAAAAAAAGTACAGCATCATCCTCATCATCGAAACAAAACCAGGAATTAAAGAagagaaaaagagagaagagGTTTGAGAAGTTTAAGGAGTTCTGTGTAGAAATTGTTAACAAGATGATGGTACAACAAGAAGAGATGCATAATAAGCTCCTCGAAGATTTTTTGAGTAGAGATGATGAAAGTATTACGAGAGAAGAAGCTTGGAAAAAACAAGAAATGGAAAATTTCAACAAAGAGACGGAGAATAGAACTCGTGAACAAGCGATAGCTGGTGATAGACAAGCTACAATCGCAGAAATCATGAACAAGTTTTCGTCCCAAGAAGCATTTGAAAAAATTGCAGTAAGTTATGAAGAGCTTCTTAAAgtatcaaacactttatcttcCCTTACTTCCTCGTATCAAAATATTCGACCTCAAAACAACACTTCATCCACAGAAACCTTGTCACATTCAAACCCTAGTAACTCAACATCAACTCTACCAAACTACAAAACTCCTGCACCATCATTTCCACTAGTAAAACCTCGAAAACCCTCCAATGAAAGAGACGATATAGGGAAACGATGGCCTAAAGACGAAGTGTTGGCATTGATAAACATGAGGTGCAAATTGTACACAAACAATAGTAATAACAACGAGGAAAATGCAGCAAGCGGAAGCAAAGGCTCATTGTGGGAGAGAATTTCGCAAGGGATGATGGAGTTAGGATATAAGAGGAGCGCGAAAAGATGCAAGGAGAAATGGGAAAACATAAACAAGTACTTTCGAAAAACGAAAGACGTGAACAAGAAGAGATCTGTTGATTCAAGAACATGCCCTTACTTTGAACAATTGAGCAGTTTGTATGATCAAGGAACACTAGTGGCTCCAGATACTGATGGACTTGCTTCTGAAAATCGATCACAAACTTCTTCCTAGCACCGAGGAAATAAAGAGCTTGCATTCGAGTTTTATGTTATTTCTTTCAGCTTTCAGTTTTGGAGTTGTATTAAAAGTTTTGTTTAGCTGTTGCATAACTGATATATCCTATGCTTTGAACTCTACTATAATAATAAGTAGCTGATTTTCTACTATTTTGATAATAAAAGCGCACGCTTGAGTTTGTGTAAAACATGGGTCACACAGGTGACTTGGGCCAAAAATCAGTACGAAAGTTCACAAACAACACTTTAAAAGCCCAGTCAAAAAAATTGAAAGACCTCTTCTTTTTTAGTAGCCCGCCAAACTTTGGCCCAAATATTTTAGATAAATTGCAATATTTTATCTGAATTTGTTGTCAAATTATTTCGAATTTTGCAAAAATAACACTCATTTGTCACGATTTAAAAAGCATTACAATATAAATAAACTTGTCAAAATTTGTCGAGAACTAGCAACAATTTTTAAGCAAATTTACAAAAGGATTTAATAATCTATGGTGTAGAGAATTCAGGAACTCTTCGATCCCTAAAATCTCATAGAATAAAAATATACTGTCCTCTTCCATATAATCATTATTGTTACACTAATTGCCTGTATTTCCTTTCAAAGTCAAAATTCTCAGTTTAATGATATTTTCTGTTTTGAGGGATTCGATTCCGACCTTCTCTTTCACCTCTACGTTTCttgttattttttttatatttcattCGTCAACGTATCCGTTTAATCTATTAAAACCTTCGTAGCCGCTATTAAAACTGTTATAACCTCTCGAATATCTTCTTTTATTATTGGTTCTCTCATAATGAATCAGATAACGAAAATGACAAGAAAAAGCGTGGAACATAAAATTgtaagaaaagaaagtgttaATACTCATAAAAACTTACACGAAAAATCCTTAAATACCTTAATGCATAAAGCAATTCTCGAATGCACAAAGAAGAATTGTTGAATTCATAATGAAGTAAGAGAAAATTTTAAGATTTTCATTTCAATTAAACATATATTACATTTTCATGTTGATTATATTGGGATATAAATCTTATAACATAATAAAATAAAATCCTATCTAAAATAAATATCTTTACAAAATTGTGTGAACATTAGTTATGAGCATGATCATGCAAGATCTCCATTTCCTCCCACAAAGC is a window from the Apium graveolens cultivar Ventura chromosome 1, ASM990537v1, whole genome shotgun sequence genome containing:
- the LOC141660893 gene encoding trihelix transcription factor GTL2, whose amino-acid sequence is MFGVPQEQFHQLIASSRTLSSLPINPLPFSTSSPHPFPINFDAYPSSPPPPPSQSHHLLHQLHQPPLLLPNKDKDNEAHNKVQETDIHLEGVELIMDPWSNDEVLSLLRIRSSMDNWFPDFTWEHVSRKMAEFGFKRSADKCKEKFEAETRDFNRLCFNKPRFDSELDELYHGDKMHKKIEEENKDEEGDILARNVAINNLPEQRTHEELKKSTASSSSSKQNQELKKRKREKRFEKFKEFCVEIVNKMMVQQEEMHNKLLEDFLSRDDESITREEAWKKQEMENFNKETENRTREQAIAGDRQATIAEIMNKFSSQEAFEKIAVSYEELLKVSNTLSSLTSSYQNIRPQNNTSSTETLSHSNPSNSTSTLPNYKTPAPSFPLVKPRKPSNERDDIGKRWPKDEVLALINMRCKLYTNNSNNNEENAASGSKGSLWERISQGMMELGYKRSAKRCKEKWENINKYFRKTKDVNKKRSVDSRTCPYFEQLSSLYDQGTLVAPDTDGLASENRSQTSS